A stretch of Xenopus laevis strain J_2021 chromosome 8S, Xenopus_laevis_v10.1, whole genome shotgun sequence DNA encodes these proteins:
- the LOC108700404 gene encoding toll-like receptor 2, with product MEMFLHYGELVWYCLVLLALATGKWCQNPCQVDKEQKYANCQGQNLNEVPKDLPITLEELNLSCNWLYQITADDFSSYTNLRALNVSFNNISTIENNSFVSNTLLRNLTLSNNSLMEMPSVLLEPLVLLESLDLSNNLYNYSTLGKVFKTLVNLQRLSIGGPFVSKVLKGDFVPIKNISLQRFALKTKSSLKLYQSRAFSVLNTKILILDIALDKNAKALPLILKDLAGKSLDRLTFENLFEYTYYTGSTNLFFGLPDINIRELVFYGGKVNDKLLQLILESILISRIQNLLLLSVDFDYTLNRSKIDVKMDKLFLKNLVIKDVMNPDILTFDRTFTWFGKVRNLFIINVNFNFVQCDAWSQMQNVETLDISNNLLLGSYLYNPLCKYSELPKLRKFTAANNNLKYLKPISLLTANWPKLSSLDLSSNYLGSQYENCRWTSNITTLILKYNILSVGVFTCLPTSVHYLDLSFSHLESLNMDYFKNATNLKKLNLSYNKLTLISSEWRHPHLQVLFLDGNIFGVIDKGSFNNLPQLRTLTAGDNPYHCTCDLYSFFSDILSNSKVSLADWPQAYYCYHPQQLRDTRVESYTPGSVECDVRLLVAITVSATAAVVIFCMILCWRFDAPWYFRMTCHIVKSKYRSRKANYGREYLYHAFVSYSHSDADWVRGELLYRLESCSPPYRVCIHERDFLPGKWIIDNIIDNIENSRKTIFVLSHNFVNSEWCNYELYFAHQRAIGHSFEDVILVVKENVTLKDLPKRFYKLRKMLRRKTYLEWPSEPSKQHFFWIQLKNILGSPSNGGQDVLSVMNEPVAPEPCPVSEVPLTTYSKMNLPGN from the coding sequence ATGGAAATGTTTCTGCACTATGGAGAGCTAGTGTGGTATTGTCTCGTGCTTCTTGCCCTTGCAACAGGGAAATGGTGCCAGAACCCATGCCAAGTGGACAAGGagcaaaaatatgcaaattgcCAGGGGCAGAATCTCAATGAAGTCCCAAAGGACCTTCCCATCACCCTGGAGGAATTGAATCTGTCCTGCAATTGGCTCTATCAAATCACTGCTGATGACTTTTCCTCTTACACCAACTTACGAGCCTTAAATGTGAGTTTCAACAATATTTCCACCATAGAAAACAACTCTTTTGTCTCAAATACTCTTCTGAGGAACTTGACCCTGTCTAATAATAGCCTAATGGAAATGCCTTCAGTCTTACTTGAACCTCTTGTGCTATTGGAGTCCCTTGATCTGTCCAACAATTTGTACAACTACTCTACTCTTGGGAAAGTTTTTAAAACCTTGGTGAACCTACAAAGATTATCCATTGGAGGCCCATTTGTAAGCAAGGTTCTGAAAGGTGACTTTGTCCCGATAAAGAACATTAGCCTCCAAAGATTTGCATTGAAGACTAAATCTAGCCTTAAGCTTTACCAGTCAAGAGCTTTTTCAGTCCTTAATACTAAAATTTTAATATTGGATATTGCCCTTGATAAAAACGCAAAAGCATTGCCACTCATTCTAAAGGACCTGGCAGGAAAATCATTGGACAGGCTCACTTTTGAGAACTTATTTGAATATACCTATTACACAGGATCCACTAACCTTTTCTTTGGCCTTCCAGACATTAATATTAGAGAGTTAGTCTTTTATGGGGGGAAAGTGAATGATAAACTCTTGCAGCTGATCTTGGAAAGCATTCTGATATCTAGAATCCAAAACCTCCTGCTCCTCTCCGTTGACTTTGATTATACTCTGAATCGTAGCAAAATTGATGTCAAAATGGATAAACTTTTTCTGAAAAACCTGGTCATCAAAGACGTAATGAACCCTGACATCTTGACATTTGATCGGACGTTCACTTGGTTCGGTAAGGTGCGCAACCTCTTCATCATCAACGTTAACTTCAATTTTGTGCAATGCGATGCCTGGAGTCAGATGCAAAATGTAGAGACACTGGACATATCCAACAACCTTCTTCTGGGCTCCTACCTTTACAATCCCTTGTGCAAATACAGCGAATTACCCAAACTCCGAAAATTCACAGCCGCAAACAACAACCTCAAATACCTTAAACCAATTTCTTTGTTGACAGCCAACTGGCCCAAGTTGTCCTCTCTTGACCTTTCGTCAAATTACTTAGGTTCTCAGTACGAAAACTGCAGATGGACTTCTAATATAACAACGCTTATTTTAAAGTACAACATTCTTTCGGTGGGGGTGTTTACCTGTTTGCCCACGTCAGTTCACTACCTAGATCTGTCTTTCTCGCACCTTGAATCGTTAAATATGGATTATTTCAAAAATGccacaaatctaaaaaaattgaaTCTCAGCTACAATAAACTCACCTTGATATCCAGCGAGTGGAGACATCCTCATCTTCAGGTTCTGTTTCTAGATGGCAACATCTTTGGTGTTATTGATAAGGGCTCTTTTAACAACCTGCCCCAGCTCAGAACCTTAACTGCCGGAGATAATCCTTACCATTGCACCTGTGACCTTTATTCCTTCTTCTCAGACATCCTATCGAATAGCAAGGTCTCCCTTGCCGATTGGCCGCAAGCCTACTATTGCTATCACCCTCAGCAACTTAGGGACACAAGAGTGGAATCTTACACTCCTGGATCAGTAGAGTGTGACGTGAGATTACTGGTGGCTATAACGGTGTCAGCAACGGCTGCGGTGGTCATATTCTGCATGATATTGTGCTGGAGGTTTGATGCACCTTGGTACTTCCGTATGACGTGCCATATTGTCAAGTCAAAATACCGTTCCAGAAAGGCCAACTATGGCAGAGAATATCTTTATCACGCCTTTGTCTCCTACAGCCATTCTGATGCCGACTGGGTGAGAGGGGAGTTGCTTTATCGGCTGGAGAGCTGTAGCCCCCCATACCGAGTCTGCATTCACGAGAGAGACTTCCTCCCGGGGAAATGGATCATTGACAACATCATTGACAACATTGAGAACAGCCGCAAGACCATCTTTGTTCTCTCCCACAACTTCGTCAACAGCGAGTGGTGCAATTATGAACTGTACTTTGCCCACCAGAGGGCCATTGGCCACTCATTTGAGGACGTCATCTTGGTGGTCAAGGAGAACGTCACTCTGAAGGACCTTCCAAA
- the il6r.S gene encoding interleukin-6 receptor subunit alpha isoform X1 → MGVLGAKCRTLCLLMLLLQLLVSAHIHQSLCPKPVLPPHSQVALLLSNVSLTCPGCEGDVLWRRGKAESFLPKRMMKEGRLLLNSIQSKDGNLYTCIKEKQSVCSVELLVAEELEKPEMECYLRHPASNITCEWKNNSSLPHGTKVTLISSVRYRAQPKISSCSYFTLSKKYQCLLHYTEGNKKNYFLSLCVSSQTDSTISNIIMVNYISILQPDPPMEVTVSPIEFAPRKLRVTWQKPLSWSGNYYQLLYEVQYWAENSQHVSSVMTSKCILHIVDAFKGRRHCVRVRAIEEFEGSGSWSSWSQEANGTPWTDSAQKEPTTETSQEVPGNFYTNLYPNSPGMESGEDSGIPISPSRPPWYTFVIGGVSLGFIFLLVLVVLLRKRQRQKWTTCIAKGTKLRTLYWSIPSGVQSQEKPPAKLGNRAETPLQSEQ, encoded by the exons ATGGGGGTGTTGGGTGCCAAGTGCAGGACATTGTGTCTCCTGATGCTTCTCCTTCAGCTCCTGGTCTCTGCTCACATCCATCAATCCCTCTGCCCTAAACCAG TGCTCCCCCCACATAGTCAAGTTGCCCTTCTTCTCTCCAACGTGTCCCTGACCTGCCCGGGCTGTGAAGGAGATGTTTTGTGGCGCCGTGGCAAAGCCGAGTCTTTCCTGCCCAAAAGGATGATGAAAGAGGGGCGTTTGCTCTTGAACTCCATCCAAAGCAAAGATGGGAATCTCTACACTTGCATTAAGGAGAAGCAAAGTGTTTGCTCAGTGGAGCTCCTGGTGGCAG AGGAGTTGGAAAAGCCAGAGATGGAGTGCTACCTGCGGCACCCAGCCAGTAACATCACCTGTGAGTGGAAAAACAACTCAAGTCTTCCTCATGGAACCAAAGTCACCCTCATTTCAAGCGTGAG GTATAGAGCTCAGCCCAAAATCAGCTCCTGTTCCTACTTCACCTTATCCAAGAAGTACCAGTGCCTCCTCCATTACACAGAGGGCAACAAAAAGAACTACTTCTTGTCCCTGTGTGTGTCCAGCCAGACAGACAGCACAATAAGTAACATCATTATGGTCAATTACATCTCTATTC TGCAACCGGACCCTCCCATGGAAGTGACTGTGTCACCAATTGAGTTTGCTCCTAGAAAGTTACGAGTGACTTGGCAAAAACCTCTATCCTGGAGCGGCAATTATTACCAGTTGTTGTATGAAGTTCAGTACTGGGCAGAAAACTCCCAACATGTCTCCAGT GTCATGACATCAAAGTGTATTTTACATATTGTAGATGCCTTCAAGGGCAGGAGGCATTGTGTCCGGGTGAGGGCCATCGAGGAGTTTGAAGGTTCAGGTTCATGGAGTAGCTGGAGCCAAGAGGCCAATGGAACCCCATGGACAG ATTCTGCACAGAAAGAACCAACCACGGAGACATCACAGGAG GTCCCCGGCAACTTTTATACCAACCTCTACCCTAACAGCCCCGGAATGGAAAGTG GGGAAGACTCCGGGATACCGATTTCACCCTCCAGGCCCCCCTGGTACACGTTTGTCATTGGTGGGGTCAGTCTTGGCTTTATCTTCCTGCTGGTACTGGTGGTTCTGCTAAGGAAAAG GCAGCGCCAGAAGTGGACAACCTGTATAGCAAAGGGGACTAAATTAAGGACTCTGTACTGGTCCATCCCTTCTGGGGTTCAATCCCAAGAAAAACCTCCTGCCAAGCTTGGAAACAGAGCAGAGACCCCACTACAGAGTGAGCAATGA
- the il6r.S gene encoding interleukin-6 receptor subunit alpha isoform X2, producing the protein MGVLGAKCRTLCLLMLLLQLLVSAHIHQSLCPKPVLPPHSQVALLLSNVSLTCPGCEGDVLWRRGKAESFLPKRMMKEGRLLLNSIQSKDGNLYTCIKEKQSVCSVELLVAEELEKPEMECYLRHPASNITCEWKNNSSLPHGTKVTLISSVRYRAQPKISSCSYFTLSKKYQCLLHYTEGNKKNYFLSLCVSSQTDSTISNIIMVNYISILQPDPPMEVTVSPIEFAPRKLRVTWQKPLSWSGNYYQLLYEVQYWAENSQHVSSVMTSKCILHIVDAFKGRRHCVRVRAIEEFEGSGSWSSWSQEANGTPWTDSAQKEPTTETSQEVPGNFYTNLYPNSPGMESGEDSGIPISPSRPPWYTFVIGGVSLGFIFLLVLVVLLRKRYWTLLKAAPEVDNLYSKGD; encoded by the exons ATGGGGGTGTTGGGTGCCAAGTGCAGGACATTGTGTCTCCTGATGCTTCTCCTTCAGCTCCTGGTCTCTGCTCACATCCATCAATCCCTCTGCCCTAAACCAG TGCTCCCCCCACATAGTCAAGTTGCCCTTCTTCTCTCCAACGTGTCCCTGACCTGCCCGGGCTGTGAAGGAGATGTTTTGTGGCGCCGTGGCAAAGCCGAGTCTTTCCTGCCCAAAAGGATGATGAAAGAGGGGCGTTTGCTCTTGAACTCCATCCAAAGCAAAGATGGGAATCTCTACACTTGCATTAAGGAGAAGCAAAGTGTTTGCTCAGTGGAGCTCCTGGTGGCAG AGGAGTTGGAAAAGCCAGAGATGGAGTGCTACCTGCGGCACCCAGCCAGTAACATCACCTGTGAGTGGAAAAACAACTCAAGTCTTCCTCATGGAACCAAAGTCACCCTCATTTCAAGCGTGAG GTATAGAGCTCAGCCCAAAATCAGCTCCTGTTCCTACTTCACCTTATCCAAGAAGTACCAGTGCCTCCTCCATTACACAGAGGGCAACAAAAAGAACTACTTCTTGTCCCTGTGTGTGTCCAGCCAGACAGACAGCACAATAAGTAACATCATTATGGTCAATTACATCTCTATTC TGCAACCGGACCCTCCCATGGAAGTGACTGTGTCACCAATTGAGTTTGCTCCTAGAAAGTTACGAGTGACTTGGCAAAAACCTCTATCCTGGAGCGGCAATTATTACCAGTTGTTGTATGAAGTTCAGTACTGGGCAGAAAACTCCCAACATGTCTCCAGT GTCATGACATCAAAGTGTATTTTACATATTGTAGATGCCTTCAAGGGCAGGAGGCATTGTGTCCGGGTGAGGGCCATCGAGGAGTTTGAAGGTTCAGGTTCATGGAGTAGCTGGAGCCAAGAGGCCAATGGAACCCCATGGACAG ATTCTGCACAGAAAGAACCAACCACGGAGACATCACAGGAG GTCCCCGGCAACTTTTATACCAACCTCTACCCTAACAGCCCCGGAATGGAAAGTG GGGAAGACTCCGGGATACCGATTTCACCCTCCAGGCCCCCCTGGTACACGTTTGTCATTGGTGGGGTCAGTCTTGGCTTTATCTTCCTGCTGGTACTGGTGGTTCTGCTAAGGAAAAGGTACTGGACTCTCCTCAAG GCAGCGCCAGAAGTGGACAACCTGTATAGCAAAGGGGACTAA